One Sphingomicrobium sp. XHP0239 DNA segment encodes these proteins:
- a CDS encoding TonB-dependent receptor plug domain-containing protein has translation MIAYQYVWSTAMACALVATSTSAAAQDSGTTGNAPPPDPALIETPASGGEAQIYTSADFVRYAPRNALDMLSQVPGFNIRDSEQRRGLGTATGNVLFNGVRPSNKSEELFTLLQRIPADTVDRIEIVDGATLDIPGLSGQVANIVYRANDLSGQFAWNPEFRTNFTDPLLTRGTVSLSGRAGTVEYQLGLNNENSGRSGAGGATLVYDGNDTLIETRDEVFTSDYDSPRLSASINWDPVGSVEANLNSQYQRIYNRYREDGTRTFVGGIDQARSVRQNGDSWNWQLGGDIAFDLGPGRLKSIGLRRFSREPFAQTVITEFADASPTLGNRFTQSGDIGETIGRGEYSWGMFGGDWQLAGEAAFNTLENVAELFLLDADGNFIEVPFPGGSGGVSEDRYEGSLSFGRPITSNLSFQLIAGAEHSTIMQTGDGGLTRSFLRPKGSLSLAWQPGDGFDASVRLSRRVGQLSFYDFLARAFLDDDNQNAGNADLRPQQDWSVEGELGKTLGPWGSTRFRFIYRDVEDRVDIVPVGTSEAVGNIPSAWAAAVVSESSINLDPLGVQGMRLDATIVFQTSRQNDPFTNEDRQWSGFPTRQASFNLRHDIPASDWAYSLSASHAYVQPRYRSNEVSRTTEGPWFASASVENKDVFGLTVAAGLGNILGARSYRDRTVFEGLRGTTLIDFVERRNRLIGPIFSLSVRGDF, from the coding sequence ATGATTGCATATCAGTATGTTTGGTCGACGGCCATGGCGTGCGCTCTTGTTGCGACATCGACCTCTGCTGCGGCGCAAGATAGCGGAACAACGGGCAATGCACCTCCGCCTGATCCAGCTCTTATTGAAACACCTGCCTCTGGCGGTGAGGCACAGATCTATACCTCGGCAGATTTCGTGCGATACGCCCCGCGCAACGCACTCGACATGCTAAGTCAGGTACCCGGGTTCAACATCCGAGATAGCGAACAGCGCCGAGGGCTCGGCACCGCGACCGGTAACGTGCTCTTCAATGGTGTTCGTCCGTCGAACAAGTCGGAGGAACTGTTCACTCTCCTGCAGCGCATCCCCGCCGATACCGTGGATCGAATTGAAATTGTTGATGGCGCGACACTCGATATCCCGGGCCTGTCCGGACAAGTCGCCAACATTGTCTACCGGGCCAACGACCTTTCCGGACAGTTCGCCTGGAACCCCGAATTCCGTACCAATTTCACCGATCCTCTGCTTACGCGCGGGACCGTCTCGCTCAGCGGCCGCGCCGGGACCGTCGAGTACCAGCTAGGTCTCAACAACGAGAACTCCGGTCGCTCGGGCGCGGGGGGTGCGACGCTCGTATACGATGGAAACGATACCCTGATCGAAACGCGCGACGAGGTCTTCACCAGCGATTATGACTCGCCTCGCCTCTCCGCCAGCATCAATTGGGACCCCGTCGGGTCGGTCGAGGCCAATCTCAACAGCCAATATCAGCGCATCTACAATCGCTATCGTGAAGACGGCACGCGTACCTTTGTTGGCGGCATCGATCAGGCTCGTTCGGTGCGCCAGAACGGGGACAGCTGGAACTGGCAGCTCGGCGGGGACATTGCCTTCGATCTTGGCCCCGGCAGACTGAAGAGCATTGGCCTCAGGCGGTTCAGCCGCGAACCGTTTGCCCAGACCGTCATTACCGAGTTTGCGGACGCATCGCCCACGCTTGGCAACCGCTTCACGCAATCGGGTGACATCGGGGAGACCATCGGACGCGGGGAATACAGCTGGGGCATGTTCGGCGGCGATTGGCAACTCGCTGGCGAGGCCGCATTCAACACGCTCGAAAATGTCGCAGAACTCTTCCTGCTCGATGCTGACGGCAATTTTATCGAGGTACCCTTTCCGGGCGGTAGCGGTGGGGTGAGCGAAGATCGTTACGAGGGGTCGCTCAGCTTCGGTCGCCCAATTACCAGCAACCTGTCGTTCCAGCTGATCGCCGGCGCGGAGCATTCGACCATCATGCAAACCGGCGATGGTGGCCTGACACGCAGCTTCCTGCGCCCCAAAGGTTCGCTGTCATTGGCGTGGCAGCCGGGCGACGGGTTCGATGCCTCTGTGCGCCTGTCGCGCCGCGTGGGTCAGCTCTCGTTCTACGATTTCCTCGCCCGCGCCTTTCTGGATGACGACAATCAAAATGCCGGCAATGCAGACCTGCGCCCGCAACAGGATTGGAGCGTGGAAGGCGAACTGGGCAAGACACTTGGTCCCTGGGGTTCGACTAGATTTCGGTTTATCTATCGCGACGTGGAAGACCGGGTTGACATAGTGCCGGTCGGAACCAGCGAGGCGGTGGGCAACATTCCCAGCGCCTGGGCGGCGGCGGTCGTCTCCGAGTCTTCCATCAATCTTGACCCCTTGGGGGTGCAGGGGATGCGGCTAGATGCTACGATTGTATTCCAGACCTCGCGCCAGAACGATCCTTTTACCAACGAGGATCGACAATGGAGCGGTTTTCCCACCCGCCAGGCAAGCTTCAACCTGCGACACGATATCCCTGCTAGCGATTGGGCCTATTCACTCAGCGCTAGCCACGCATACGTTCAGCCGCGCTATCGCAGCAATGAAGTTTCCCGCACTACCGAAGGACCATGGTTTGCCAGCGCCTCGGTCGAGAACAAGGACGTCTTCGGCCTCACTGTTGCCGCTGGATTAGGCAATATTCTCGGTGCCCGCTCATATCGCGACAGAACAGTCTTCGAAGGTCTGCGCGGAACGACGCTGATCGATTTCGTCGAGCGGCGGAACCGATTAATCGGGCCGATCTTCAGCCTTTCGGTGCGAGGGGACTTCTAA
- a CDS encoding type VI secretion system tube protein Hcp: protein MAIRYFIRIDGIDGDSRAVGFEGWFELSSFSLSAAELEAMMSGRISFSDLQILLQNNAAFAQLMATLASGATIPAIEIVGVDGDIEVYHLTLNGVGVRSISESGSSFSESSTFVALSFGKFGLETADISPEGVRTNVEFFGWDLEANVALDPADLVSALSIPGGDAPEPERYFIRIDGVEGTATLAGYEGWIEVAAQFFDVSVDPDSGAINWSPLGAFLVDDLAGFPDLLALISSGSTIAAVELVGVARNELGVWDVVSRTVLNDAILGVVSHGQSNGSDAIQLQFDYTQIGVYAYADIRGTIQEQFALGWDRSTNTPIDPDAMIPATSGAVDAGDPVRYYVRIEGVDGTSTAAGYEGWYDLLAFNLDATNDTDVISGVLRGGQVTFSDLEIVLTDLSALTELLAAYAVDTNLGKVTIEGVSSESGNVVFRMTIGDAQLAQAPSADGNSLVANLEFSKISVDAWGVDETGALSQLQSFGYDLASGTDLASPLAPASDAGAVREYPVNFESVRVTIDGFAGDGLSSDTSLLAYNVSLANDLSSVTVSFASMTALVAFLDAGAGGRPIESVMIEGLATTGSGILIPHGILLNEVQIENVFAYGDGVIVATFSFEKIAVTTRGINDNDRLEAVEVFAFDLSTGSLVDLDSFAEPTGLAGEAVPTDVDYFLVIEGIAGPVNFREISGGFPIDTLAWEIGDFSAGSLQSGAVNLSLAGGVNIADLLAAIGGDGVPSARIFAYRTGTATDVVDFRLVDVGIEALSTNLGAGGTAGTTLTLSFAQFAITTLKFFPSGGFSSLQQFGWDLETNSEVVDPNTVRIADNTTIENTAVGARYFIKIDGVEGDSLDADHLGWFELPYVGLSAFLDGRVLTFNDLELYLPSEGGLVELLASIGNDAFTAIRIEGVSGDTGAVVLDLLLNDVSVQALTDDPSGGFVASLDLGQIGVRTYTVDRTGVISPQSEFGWNLETNSAIEFTALVEPDAVNSDPVVSGDVELTTDDNTADSVVDLLANASDADGDTLSVDPASVVIDSSVNSGAPGGLTVSGNGVMIDTSYYDYLQVGESEVITYRYTVTDGNGGSVETSATITIEGANDAPFLSLGTFAELLGSGDIELDLSFLTFDPEGDAVTFENAVFSGADTAGMSLDGSILLIDESYYAYLGQGEARGASLTVDLVDEFGARFTSSFDIFITGINDDPTVENSLSVSLSEDDAPVAIDLLAGASDVDASDVMSIVSLDLSGFAGISRDGTTLSIDPSAYAELDDGESMALSFIYTIADGNGGSVDQSLTVVIAGANDAPEAVNDSVGVSSGTTGSGNLLANDSDIDGDGIFIVTAGGQPTGTYVFGAYGTLFVNADGSYSYVARGDLGGAAGTEYVDTFDILVSDGDVEAGSTLEVTVTSTGTVTRPGSFGGLGDDTLIGSSGDDKLVDLGGTNAIFAGPGRDDVRGGNGTDTVYAGEGDDMVNGGAGNDILMGEDGFDRLVGGAGNDRLVGGADDDTLTGGTGADVFVLEAGSRDVIMDFSAAEGDRIIIDGSGDLDIRQYGSDVSIYLDGELIGYVVGGSLTSVQANTAFETTVSTAPGTPLDTMILDTETTPVMIMPDSGYLL from the coding sequence ATGGCCATTCGCTATTTCATCCGCATCGACGGCATTGACGGGGATAGCAGAGCTGTTGGGTTCGAGGGCTGGTTCGAGCTTTCCTCTTTCTCACTTAGCGCCGCCGAACTCGAAGCAATGATGAGCGGGCGGATATCTTTTTCTGACCTGCAAATTTTACTGCAGAACAACGCCGCGTTCGCGCAGCTGATGGCCACCCTCGCGAGCGGAGCGACCATCCCCGCGATCGAGATCGTCGGCGTCGACGGCGATATCGAGGTCTATCACCTGACCCTTAATGGTGTTGGGGTGAGGAGCATCTCGGAGAGCGGATCGTCCTTTTCCGAAAGTTCCACGTTCGTAGCACTCAGCTTCGGGAAATTCGGCCTCGAGACTGCCGATATCAGCCCGGAGGGTGTCCGGACAAACGTCGAATTCTTCGGTTGGGACCTTGAGGCCAATGTCGCACTCGACCCCGCAGACCTCGTTTCCGCTCTATCGATACCCGGCGGGGATGCGCCCGAGCCGGAACGCTACTTTATCCGCATCGACGGGGTCGAAGGGACCGCGACGTTGGCGGGGTACGAAGGCTGGATCGAAGTCGCGGCCCAGTTTTTCGACGTTTCGGTCGATCCCGACAGCGGTGCGATCAATTGGTCACCGCTGGGTGCCTTCCTTGTCGACGATCTTGCGGGATTTCCCGACCTGCTGGCGCTGATCAGCAGCGGCAGCACAATTGCCGCCGTTGAGTTGGTGGGCGTGGCCCGCAACGAGCTCGGCGTATGGGACGTAGTCTCTCGAACGGTGCTGAACGATGCTATCCTTGGTGTCGTCTCGCACGGGCAGAGCAACGGTTCGGATGCGATCCAACTGCAGTTCGATTACACGCAGATCGGCGTCTATGCCTACGCCGACATTCGCGGCACGATCCAGGAGCAGTTCGCTCTCGGTTGGGATCGGTCAACCAACACTCCCATCGATCCCGACGCGATGATACCAGCGACCAGCGGCGCGGTCGATGCGGGCGATCCGGTGCGATATTACGTGCGCATCGAAGGCGTGGACGGGACGTCGACGGCGGCTGGATACGAGGGCTGGTACGATCTGCTGGCGTTCAACCTCGACGCCACCAACGATACCGACGTGATCAGCGGGGTCCTGCGCGGCGGGCAAGTCACCTTTTCCGACTTGGAAATCGTGCTCACCGACTTGTCGGCATTGACCGAGCTGCTCGCCGCCTACGCGGTCGACACAAACCTCGGAAAGGTGACTATCGAGGGCGTTTCGTCCGAAAGCGGAAACGTGGTCTTCCGGATGACCATCGGCGATGCGCAATTGGCGCAGGCGCCGTCGGCCGACGGCAATTCGCTGGTCGCCAACTTGGAATTCAGCAAGATCAGCGTCGATGCGTGGGGGGTCGACGAGACCGGTGCCCTGTCGCAATTGCAGAGCTTCGGCTACGACCTTGCGAGCGGCACCGACCTGGCGTCGCCGCTTGCCCCGGCGAGCGATGCGGGTGCGGTGCGCGAATATCCCGTCAATTTCGAGTCCGTCAGGGTGACCATCGACGGGTTCGCTGGTGACGGCCTTTCGTCGGATACGTCCCTGTTGGCCTACAATGTTTCGCTGGCGAACGACCTTAGTTCGGTGACCGTCAGCTTTGCCAGCATGACCGCGCTCGTTGCCTTTCTCGACGCAGGTGCCGGCGGCAGGCCGATTGAATCCGTGATGATCGAGGGACTCGCCACGACCGGGTCGGGAATCCTCATTCCGCATGGCATCCTGCTCAACGAGGTGCAGATCGAAAACGTCTTCGCGTACGGGGACGGGGTGATCGTCGCGACCTTCAGCTTCGAGAAGATCGCCGTGACGACGCGCGGGATCAACGACAACGATCGGCTCGAGGCAGTCGAGGTGTTCGCCTTCGATCTGTCAACCGGAAGCCTCGTCGACCTCGACAGTTTCGCCGAACCGACCGGTCTGGCGGGAGAGGCGGTCCCGACCGATGTCGACTATTTCCTCGTCATCGAAGGAATCGCGGGACCGGTGAATTTCCGCGAGATTAGCGGGGGCTTCCCAATCGACACTCTTGCGTGGGAGATCGGCGACTTCAGCGCGGGGTCGTTACAGTCGGGCGCCGTGAACCTGTCGTTGGCGGGAGGTGTCAATATCGCGGACCTACTCGCGGCGATCGGCGGCGATGGCGTGCCTTCGGCGCGCATCTTTGCCTACCGGACGGGTACAGCCACGGATGTCGTCGATTTCCGGCTCGTCGATGTGGGCATCGAAGCGCTTTCGACAAACCTTGGCGCTGGCGGCACCGCGGGGACGACGCTCACCCTAAGCTTCGCGCAATTCGCCATTACGACGCTGAAATTCTTTCCGAGCGGTGGCTTTTCCTCGCTGCAACAGTTCGGGTGGGACCTCGAGACGAACAGTGAAGTGGTCGATCCCAATACCGTCCGGATCGCGGACAACACCACGATCGAAAATACCGCGGTGGGAGCACGTTACTTCATCAAGATCGACGGGGTTGAAGGAGATTCGCTCGATGCCGACCATCTCGGCTGGTTTGAACTTCCCTACGTTGGGCTGAGCGCCTTCCTTGATGGTCGAGTTCTGACCTTCAACGATCTCGAATTGTACCTTCCGAGCGAGGGCGGGCTGGTCGAACTGCTCGCTAGCATCGGCAACGACGCATTCACCGCCATCCGGATCGAAGGGGTTTCGGGAGACACCGGCGCGGTTGTCCTCGACCTGCTTCTCAACGACGTTTCGGTGCAGGCATTGACCGACGATCCTTCCGGCGGATTCGTCGCGTCACTCGACCTCGGGCAGATCGGCGTGCGGACCTATACGGTCGACCGGACGGGTGTGATTTCGCCACAGTCCGAATTCGGATGGAACCTCGAGACCAACAGCGCCATCGAATTTACTGCGCTCGTCGAACCGGATGCGGTCAACAGCGACCCCGTCGTTTCGGGCGACGTCGAATTGACCACGGACGACAACACGGCGGATTCAGTCGTCGACCTGCTGGCCAACGCGTCGGACGCCGACGGTGATACGCTTTCGGTCGATCCGGCGAGCGTCGTCATCGATTCCAGCGTTAATTCGGGCGCGCCTGGCGGGCTGACGGTCAGCGGCAACGGTGTAATGATCGACACCAGTTATTATGATTATCTGCAGGTCGGCGAGAGCGAGGTTATCACATATCGCTACACCGTGACCGACGGCAACGGCGGAAGCGTCGAAACGAGCGCGACGATTACCATCGAAGGCGCCAACGATGCTCCGTTCCTTTCTCTGGGGACATTTGCCGAGTTACTCGGGTCCGGTGATATCGAGCTAGACCTCAGTTTCTTGACGTTCGATCCCGAGGGCGACGCAGTCACCTTCGAAAACGCCGTTTTCAGTGGCGCCGACACTGCTGGCATGTCGCTGGATGGAAGCATTCTTCTCATTGATGAAAGTTATTATGCCTATCTCGGTCAGGGCGAAGCCCGAGGAGCATCCTTGACCGTGGATCTTGTCGACGAGTTTGGTGCGCGATTCACAAGTTCGTTCGACATCTTCATCACGGGTATCAACGACGATCCCACCGTTGAAAATTCGCTCTCGGTATCGCTCAGCGAAGACGACGCACCGGTGGCGATTGATCTGCTGGCCGGAGCTTCGGACGTCGACGCGAGCGATGTGATGTCTATCGTATCGCTCGATCTCTCTGGTTTCGCTGGAATATCCCGCGACGGTACGACACTCAGTATCGACCCGTCTGCGTATGCCGAACTGGACGATGGTGAAAGCATGGCGCTTTCTTTCATCTATACGATCGCCGACGGAAACGGGGGTTCGGTCGATCAGAGTCTTACGGTTGTGATCGCTGGCGCCAACGACGCGCCGGAAGCGGTCAATGACAGTGTTGGCGTCAGCAGCGGCACGACCGGCAGCGGTAATCTGCTTGCCAACGACAGTGACATCGACGGCGATGGGATCTTCATCGTTACTGCGGGGGGGCAGCCGACCGGGACCTATGTGTTCGGCGCCTACGGTACGCTCTTCGTCAACGCCGACGGAAGCTACAGCTATGTGGCGCGCGGCGATCTCGGCGGGGCGGCGGGTACCGAATATGTCGACACGTTCGACATCCTCGTCAGCGACGGAGATGTCGAGGCGGGCTCGACCCTCGAGGTGACCGTGACGAGCACCGGTACGGTGACCCGCCCGGGATCGTTCGGAGGGTTGGGGGACGACACGCTGATCGGTTCGAGCGGCGACGACAAGCTGGTCGACCTTGGCGGCACCAATGCCATCTTTGCCGGGCCGGGACGCGATGATGTGCGCGGCGGCAACGGAACCGACACCGTCTACGCGGGCGAGGGCGACGACATGGTCAATGGCGGCGCCGGCAACGACATACTGATGGGGGAGGATGGCTTCGATCGCCTCGTCGGCGGCGCGGGCAATGACCGTCTCGTCGGCGGCGCAGACGACGACACGCTCACCGGTGGTACGGGTGCGGACGTATTCGTCCTCGAGGCGGGCAGCCGTGACGTCATTATGGACTTCTCGGCCGCCGAGGGCGACCGGATCATTATCGATGGGTCGGGAGACCTCGACATCCGGCAGTACGGCAGCGACGTGTCGATCTATCTCGACGGCGAGCTCATCGGCTATGTCGTCGGCGGCTCACTGACGAGCGTGCAGGCGAACACAGCGTTCGAGACGACGGTCTCGACCGCGCCAGGAACACCGCTCGACACGATGATCCTCGACACCGAAACCACACCGGTCATGATCATGCCCGACAGCGGATATCTGTTGTGA
- a CDS encoding FkbM family methyltransferase: MSDAATLWRPQPFLVKLDALVLRHLRVARARCLGRIRATLSEWFGSPEATTFSSYGVALRTDFADKTFCYCHYGTYGRYLSDYLQSIETDFAFVDIGANQGLYSLVAANNSGCRQMIAFEPVQRTFDILSSNIALNGAADKAVLLRAAFSTISGETTIYTRAGHSGASTLGTHLGKGGQGERISTIDATGLEQYLDPALDVVIKIDVEGHEAVVVDELMGSPFVNRITAIFYEMDERYADAASVYEALRDQGFRHFQKFGVGRHYDVLATR; the protein is encoded by the coding sequence ATGTCCGACGCTGCGACCTTGTGGCGACCTCAGCCATTTCTCGTCAAACTGGACGCCCTTGTTCTGCGGCACCTTCGCGTAGCGCGGGCGAGATGCCTAGGGCGTATCCGCGCCACGCTCTCCGAATGGTTCGGGTCGCCTGAAGCGACGACGTTCTCATCCTACGGCGTCGCTCTACGTACGGACTTCGCCGACAAAACCTTTTGCTACTGCCATTACGGCACCTACGGCCGGTATCTTTCCGATTATCTTCAAAGCATCGAAACTGACTTTGCGTTCGTCGACATCGGCGCAAATCAGGGGCTTTATTCCCTTGTCGCCGCGAACAACAGCGGCTGTAGGCAAATGATCGCTTTCGAGCCGGTCCAGCGGACCTTCGACATCCTGTCGTCGAATATCGCGCTCAATGGCGCAGCAGACAAGGCCGTACTCCTTAGGGCAGCGTTCTCTACGATCTCCGGCGAGACGACCATCTACACGAGGGCAGGACATAGCGGGGCTTCTACGCTCGGCACACATCTAGGTAAGGGGGGTCAAGGGGAACGCATTAGCACCATCGATGCAACGGGGCTCGAGCAGTATCTCGATCCAGCGCTCGATGTTGTTATCAAGATCGACGTCGAAGGGCACGAAGCGGTCGTCGTTGACGAACTGATGGGCTCGCCATTCGTGAATCGCATCACCGCGATTTTCTACGAAATGGATGAACGATACGCCGATGCGGCGTCGGTCTACGAAGCTCTTCGCGACCAAGGCTTTCGCCATTTTCAGAAATTTGGCGTCGGACGGCATTACGACGTGCTGGCGACACGCTAA
- a CDS encoding TonB-dependent receptor, giving the protein MNRQDKTAPFDWRLLGAASSFAMMMALANPAHAQDASDPSAEDDEQDGTDAPVEEEDDTIVITGYLQSLENAQNIKRDSDTFVDAITAEDIGALPDRSVAESLQRVPGVNIGRFEGTDDPDRFSVEGTGVVIRGLPFVRSELNGRDIFSATGGRVLSFNDVSAELLGRVEVYKNVTADMVDGGIAGTVNLVTRKPLDNQGFKIAGTLEATVGDLAEEWSPGLSVLASNTADTNIGTFGLQLGFAQSELISRTDASQVTDPCYRADLNTRCIRALQPNDAGGFTGGPQFDADSFPPEGTLLVPKGAGIRTTGLERDRRAISAVAQYESLDGRLLVTGEYLRADTEFFTNEFSVLALVNNDDEFPIPRQGTQFVFDDNGVFQSGILSQGNSDGYASLYGGVRTETLRLQRRTEADTEDFSIDVDYLATDRLSFNFEAQHIASDLNASAILGALNQFADIRLDATTDTPIVEFLAPINAPDNILTSGDNTYYWFLIDSIEDNDGELTSFRGDAEYDISETGFFRAARFGARWADRERTTRNTNFSTWGNLSAPWTGRAGCAPWGAGPGCGANGPGPFGNGFIPGRLYTGLPGQESATGGGAFVDEFPNYSQTYDAFGDNFQRGNVPTPTPGPLYFYGGPDFLGDYLSGDVADQAAEINTFSQTPNPFFGVRGRQFTNALTGEVTSCDPYCPPEISTVSETTTAGYARLDFGHDFANGADILGNIGLRYVETTVDAGGLLGFPNPFSFDDPQFGGNGDGVAQVGEIVEFCDDPTRLPPDTPVPGYCSLSPARLAEFAAAYTGEIFDDSRDVTYDHWLPSFNIRYDNGSGIVFRGAVSKGISRPDLALFAAGGGFADNTNVLDQQGTLATGPLFILSTGNPDLRPVESWNYDLSFEWYWADVGSLTVSGFLKDLDGIVTTARELVDYTSPGGATLTAEVVRPNDQRSGTLKGVEVAYQQVYDFLPGPLDGLGVQATYTYVDAGDFTNVDLGARQNLFVATTPLEGVSEHTVNATLFYEKGPLSARTAYNWRSDYLVTASDVIFPYSPIYQEATGQLDGSIFYEVTEEIKLGVQGVNLLDEVTRTTQLVDFDGTRITRSAFRNDRRFTFLARFDF; this is encoded by the coding sequence GTGAACCGACAGGACAAGACCGCGCCGTTCGACTGGCGTCTGCTGGGGGCGGCGTCGAGCTTCGCCATGATGATGGCGCTGGCCAACCCGGCCCACGCGCAGGACGCCTCCGACCCGTCCGCCGAAGACGATGAACAGGACGGCACCGACGCTCCCGTCGAGGAAGAAGACGATACGATCGTCATCACGGGCTATCTGCAGAGCCTCGAGAACGCGCAGAACATCAAGCGCGACAGCGACACCTTCGTCGACGCCATCACGGCCGAGGATATCGGCGCGCTTCCCGATCGCTCGGTGGCCGAAAGCCTCCAGCGCGTTCCCGGCGTCAACATCGGCCGCTTCGAAGGCACCGACGATCCCGACCGTTTCAGCGTCGAGGGCACGGGCGTCGTCATCCGCGGCCTTCCCTTCGTTCGTTCAGAGTTGAACGGCCGCGACATCTTCTCCGCCACCGGTGGACGCGTCCTTTCCTTCAACGACGTTTCGGCCGAACTTCTCGGCCGCGTCGAGGTGTACAAGAACGTCACCGCCGACATGGTCGACGGCGGGATCGCGGGGACGGTCAACCTCGTCACCCGCAAGCCGCTCGACAACCAGGGCTTTAAAATTGCCGGAACGCTCGAAGCGACCGTCGGCGATCTGGCCGAGGAATGGTCGCCCGGCCTGTCGGTGCTGGCGTCCAACACCGCCGACACCAATATCGGCACGTTCGGGCTCCAGCTCGGGTTCGCGCAGTCCGAACTGATCAGCCGTACCGATGCCAGCCAAGTCACCGATCCCTGCTATCGCGCCGATCTCAACACGCGCTGCATCCGCGCGTTGCAGCCCAACGACGCGGGCGGCTTTACCGGCGGACCGCAGTTCGATGCCGACAGCTTCCCGCCCGAGGGCACGTTGCTCGTCCCCAAGGGCGCGGGCATCCGCACCACCGGGCTCGAACGCGACCGTCGCGCCATCAGCGCCGTCGCCCAGTATGAATCGCTCGACGGCCGCCTACTCGTCACCGGCGAATATCTCCGGGCGGACACCGAATTCTTCACCAACGAATTCTCCGTACTCGCGCTCGTCAACAACGACGACGAATTCCCGATCCCTCGCCAGGGGACGCAGTTCGTCTTCGACGACAACGGCGTGTTCCAGTCGGGCATTCTCAGCCAGGGCAATTCGGACGGCTATGCCAGCCTCTACGGCGGTGTGCGGACAGAGACGCTCCGCCTCCAGCGTCGGACCGAGGCCGACACCGAGGATTTCTCGATCGACGTCGACTATCTCGCGACCGATCGCCTGAGCTTCAATTTCGAAGCCCAGCACATCGCCTCCGATCTCAACGCGTCTGCTATTCTCGGTGCGCTCAACCAGTTTGCCGACATCCGCCTCGACGCGACCACCGACACGCCCATCGTGGAATTTCTCGCGCCGATCAACGCGCCGGACAATATCCTGACCAGCGGCGACAACACCTATTACTGGTTCCTGATCGATTCGATCGAGGACAATGACGGCGAACTGACCAGCTTCCGCGGCGATGCCGAATATGACATCTCCGAAACCGGTTTCTTCCGCGCCGCCCGCTTCGGCGCGCGCTGGGCGGACCGCGAGCGGACCACGCGCAACACCAACTTCTCTACGTGGGGCAACCTGTCCGCGCCGTGGACCGGTCGCGCCGGTTGCGCACCCTGGGGGGCGGGCCCCGGTTGCGGTGCCAACGGTCCGGGGCCGTTCGGCAACGGTTTCATCCCGGGACGGCTCTACACCGGGCTCCCCGGCCAGGAATCCGCGACGGGCGGCGGTGCCTTCGTCGACGAATTCCCCAACTATTCGCAGACGTACGATGCGTTCGGCGACAATTTCCAGCGCGGCAACGTGCCGACGCCGACGCCGGGCCCGCTCTATTTCTATGGCGGCCCCGATTTCCTCGGCGACTATCTGTCGGGCGACGTCGCCGACCAGGCGGCGGAGATCAACACCTTCAGCCAGACGCCCAACCCCTTCTTCGGGGTGCGCGGTCGACAGTTCACCAACGCCCTCACGGGCGAGGTGACGAGCTGCGATCCCTATTGCCCGCCCGAAATCTCCACCGTCAGCGAGACAACGACCGCGGGATATGCCCGTCTCGACTTCGGGCATGATTTCGCGAACGGCGCGGACATCCTCGGGAACATCGGGCTTCGGTACGTCGAGACGACCGTCGATGCGGGGGGTCTGTTGGGCTTCCCCAACCCCTTCTCCTTCGACGATCCGCAGTTCGGCGGCAACGGTGACGGTGTGGCGCAGGTCGGCGAAATCGTCGAATTCTGCGACGATCCCACGCGGCTTCCGCCGGATACGCCCGTACCCGGATATTGCTCGCTCTCGCCCGCGCGCCTCGCCGAATTCGCGGCCGCCTATACCGGCGAGATCTTCGACGACAGCCGGGACGTGACCTACGATCACTGGCTGCCGAGCTTCAATATCCGCTACGACAACGGCAGCGGGATCGTGTTCCGCGGCGCGGTGTCGAAGGGCATTTCGCGGCCCGACCTGGCGTTGTTCGCGGCGGGTGGCGGTTTTGCGGACAATACCAATGTCCTCGACCAGCAGGGCACGCTCGCCACCGGGCCGCTGTTCATCCTCAGCACGGGCAACCCCGATCTCCGCCCGGTGGAATCGTGGAACTACGACCTGTCGTTCGAATGGTATTGGGCGGACGTCGGGTCGCTCACCGTGTCGGGCTTCCTTAAGGATCTAGACGGGATCGTGACGACCGCACGCGAACTGGTGGACTACACCTCGCCCGGCGGCGCGACTTTGACCGCCGAGGTCGTGCGGCCCAACGACCAGCGTAGCGGGACGTTGAAGGGCGTCGAGGTTGCCTATCAGCAGGTCTACGACTTCCTGCCCGGACCGCTCGACGGCCTCGGGGTGCAGGCGACCTACACCTATGTCGACGCGGGCGACTTCACCAACGTCGATCTGGGGGCGCGGCAGAATCTGTTCGTCGCGACCACTCCGCTCGAAGGGGTGTCCGAACATACCGTCAACGCGACGCTGTTCTACGAGAAAGGGCCCTTGTCGGCGCGAACCGCCTACAACTGGCGCTCCGACTATCTCGTGACCGCCTCCGACGTGATCTTCCCTTATTCGCCGATCTATCAGGAAGCGACGGGACAGCTCGACGGCTCGATCTTCTACGAGGTCACCGAGGAGATCAAACTGGGCGTTCAGGGCGTCAACCTCCTCGACGAGGTTACGCGTACGACGCAGCTCGTCGATTTCGACGGCACGCGGATCACCCGCTCGGCGTTCCGCAACGATCGCCGCTTCACCTTCCTCGCGCGCTTCGACTTCTAA